In Chrysiogenia bacterium, one DNA window encodes the following:
- a CDS encoding alanine--glyoxylate aminotransferase family protein has translation MMKKRLMTPGPTPVLQEALAAMSQPILHHRTPQFSAIFREAAAGLKPIFGTKEDVLILAGSGTAAMEGSVVNLLSPGEKALCINGGKFGERWGKICQAHGMEVIELKSEWGHPIGVDEVKKALEANPDIRAVYATFSETSTATVHPIQEIAALTRNSDALLVVDGITAVGCMPVPMDEWGIDVLVSGSQKAFMLPPGLAFVALSERAWKRTEEARSPKFYLDFKKERKALHDDTTAYTPAVSLIIGLLEVVRAVEAEGIENLFARHKRLADATRAGLAALGLKAFSAAPADSVTAVWLPEGVDGGKFVKYARDQLGLAMAGGQDHVKGKIIRVSHMGFVDGFDTLSAIAAVEMALAKFGQSVELGKGVAAAQKVLIEGFPNP, from the coding sequence ATGATGAAGAAGCGCCTGATGACCCCCGGCCCGACGCCCGTGCTGCAGGAAGCCCTTGCAGCCATGAGCCAGCCGATCCTCCACCACCGCACGCCGCAGTTCTCGGCCATCTTCCGCGAAGCCGCCGCGGGTTTAAAGCCCATCTTCGGCACGAAGGAAGACGTGCTGATCCTCGCCGGTTCGGGAACGGCCGCCATGGAAGGCTCCGTGGTCAACCTCCTCTCGCCCGGTGAGAAGGCGCTTTGCATCAACGGCGGAAAGTTCGGCGAACGCTGGGGCAAGATCTGCCAGGCCCACGGCATGGAAGTCATCGAGCTCAAGTCCGAGTGGGGCCACCCCATCGGCGTCGACGAAGTGAAGAAGGCCCTCGAAGCCAATCCCGACATCCGCGCGGTCTACGCGACATTCTCGGAAACTTCCACGGCGACCGTGCATCCTATTCAGGAGATCGCGGCGCTGACCCGCAACTCGGACGCGCTGCTCGTCGTCGACGGCATCACGGCCGTGGGCTGCATGCCCGTCCCGATGGACGAGTGGGGCATCGACGTGCTGGTCTCGGGCTCCCAGAAGGCCTTTATGCTGCCCCCGGGTCTGGCCTTCGTGGCGCTCTCCGAGCGCGCCTGGAAGCGCACCGAGGAAGCCAGGTCGCCGAAGTTCTATCTGGACTTCAAGAAAGAGCGAAAAGCCCTTCACGACGACACGACCGCCTACACCCCGGCGGTGAGCCTGATCATCGGCCTGCTGGAGGTCGTTCGGGCGGTAGAGGCCGAGGGGATCGAGAACCTCTTCGCACGCCACAAGCGCCTTGCCGACGCCACCCGCGCCGGCCTGGCCGCCCTGGGGCTCAAGGCCTTCTCGGCTGCCCCGGCCGATTCGGTCACCGCCGTGTGGCTGCCCGAGGGCGTCGACGGCGGCAAGTTCGTCAAGTACGCTCGCGATCAGCTCGGCCTGGCGATGGCCGGTGGGCAGGATCACGTGAAGGGCAAGATCATCCGCGTCTCCCACATGGGTTTCGTGGACGGCTTCGACACTCTCAGCGCGATCGCCGCGGTGGAGATGGCGCTGGCCAAGTTCGGCCAGAGCGTCGAGCTCGGCAAGGGCGTCGCCGCCGCGCAGAAGGTTCTGATCGAGGGATTCCCCAACCCATAG
- a CDS encoding response regulator, with protein sequence MARVLVVDDDESILELVRRRLSVEGHEVHTSKEALGTSRRVREIEPDVVVLDQQMPALSGENLVKVIHEGCAVQPKIILFSSLPVEDLEEKAISSGADDFLCKTEGMAALHNKILSVLGGG encoded by the coding sequence ATGGCACGCGTTCTTGTAGTGGATGACGACGAATCGATTCTGGAGCTGGTGCGCCGGCGCCTGAGCGTCGAGGGACACGAGGTCCACACCAGCAAGGAAGCGCTGGGTACCAGCCGCCGCGTGCGCGAGATCGAACCCGACGTCGTCGTGCTCGATCAGCAGATGCCCGCCCTCTCGGGGGAGAACCTCGTCAAGGTGATCCACGAGGGGTGTGCCGTGCAGCCCAAGATCATTCTGTTCTCGAGCCTGCCGGTGGAGGATCTCGAAGAGAAAGCGATCTCTTCGGGCGCCGACGACTTTCTCTGCAAGACCGAGGGCATGGCCGCGCTGCACAACAAGATTCTCTCGGTCCTCGGCGGCGGCTGA